CATGTTCATTCCTGTGTTGAAATGACAATGTGTGTGAAAACTCAAATTTCTGTGTTTACAAcgctgctactccctccgttccaaagtaagtgtcatggttttagttctaATTTGACCTAAAACCACAACACTTATTTTGGACAGGGGGGTAGGAGATATTGAAGGCATTTCCAGTGAAAAGAAATGCCGCAGAGGGTATTATGATCTGAGTCTCACCTTCCTTTCTTGGACACGCAAAAGCTTTGTGTGTCATGTGGCACTTTTTCGTTGCTTTTAACCAGCTTCATCATCTTCTGGGCAGCAGCCTTGAGGGTCTCATCGCTCTTGCAAAAAGCAAACCTCACATAACGGTGATGGTAACTTTGGTCGTCAGCATCTGTGTGGAAGAAGCCACGACCAGGTACTGCCGCCACACCAGCATTGTTAATCAAGTTCGTCACGAAATCTATCTGCATTGACATCACAGGGAAATGGTCTCAGTTGTTGAGTGTTGGTGCTCTACTGGTTACTTCGAAAGCATTTCCTTGATAGAGAATTAGAGATAATAACAACATGTTGAAGAGTCGGTAACTAATAAAGCTTGATGAATGTGACACTATTAGTACCAAAATATCTGAAAATCTATAGACAGTTAACTGTTCTGGATTAGTTTGTCTTCAGAGGGACCAGTGTAACTAATAAAGCAAACCAAGTGCCAGTGCAATAATATCTTGCTTTACCTCCCAATTTAATAAACAATTGTTTGCTCCACATGGTTGAATTATCAGATAATAGTGGTGTTTTCTCATTCATGATCTCATATTTCAACAAAAGTTCAGTATGTAAAAGGAACTCACGTCGGAAATTTGCCAGGACTTGGGCAACTCAGCAAACACAAAGACTGAACCTTGTGGCTTGAAGCTAATGTGGAAACCATAATTTTTCAGTAACTGAAGAATGAAGTCTCTTCTCTCTGCATAGTCCTTTCCAAGGTAAGTACAGTTAAAACGACGATGGGTAATTGAATTTGATAGAATGACATTAATCATAAACAGTTAGCATGAAACCTTACTTTTTTAAGGGACTCATAGTAGTCTGGTGTGCTGGTTAGCGCAATCAATGCAGCTTCTTGGAATGGTGCAGGAGCTGAATCTGTCAGTTTGACATGGATATTTCTTATTGCTGTGGCTATGTTTGCTGCAGCACAAGCCCAACCAATTCTCCAACCTAGTCAGTTTATACAGCTAATGTTAACATCCCACGTCACTAGCAAAATTTACACTTGCATCATACAGATTCATGGTAAATCTGCACAGTTACTCAATATATCTGTACAATGAGCAACACTATGAGTAAATCTGTACAATGAGCCTAGCTATGTAACTGAGTAACCCACCAGTTACACTGTATGTTTTTGACAGTGAGGATGTGATGATTGTCCTCTGTTGCATTCCTGGAAGAGAAGCCAGAGAGATATGCTTGTTCTCATCATAAGTAATATACTCATAAACCTAGAATATCCATAATTTTAGACTCGTTTCAAAAACAGACAAACGGATTAATGAATTTACTGAAGATGTTTAACTACTATAAAAGCTATTTCTGTCCACGTGATCGTGCAGATTTACCTCGTCAGTTATTGCAAAGCAGTCCATTTGCTGACAAGCTTGAGAAATAATAAGCAATTCCTCCTTGCTAAAGACCTTTCCTGTTGGATTATGTGGGCTGCAGTAATGAGATTTAACCATGTCACAAATTGAAACAGCACAGTTGGACTCAACCAAATGACTAGTACAATGAGTGCAAATCACTCGTGCTACTTACAGAGGTAAGCATCGTAGGGATAAACATAACAGTGGCATCTACTAAGTTAGCAGTATATCCACGAAAATAGTGGGAACTATTCACCTATTTAAGACCACTGCCTTTGTCCGACTAGTAAACGACTTCAGAAATTTATCCGCATCCAGTGTCCAAGAAGGTGGATCCAATGGCACATACACCTTCATGCACATAAATTAAATTACACAAACACGTAATTAGTCAGCAGAAGACCATCATCATTCATGTCTGAAAATAAAACTTTGGATCAGACGAAAGACATACAGGGACGCCCCGGGCCAGCTCAATGCATGTTTGATACGTTTCGTAAGCCGGGTCAAAGAGGAGAACCTCATCCCCTGGGTCTATAACTGCAGGAACAGAAACCGCATATGCATCAGTACATTCACCAGGTACAGCATTCCCCTTGAGCTGCCACGATTCAGTAGCCCATATCATATGTACAGAATGAGCATTAGTAGTAGTTTGCATGAGGTACTACTTGCAAATACTGCCGCGGCAAAGGCCTCGGATTGCCCGCAGCAGATGGCGAAGTCCGTGAGGGGGTCGACATCGAAGCCGTGGTCCCGTTTCATGGTCGCCGCGAGGACGTCGCAGACTCCCTGCACATGCCTTGAGCCAGCCATCCAAACGCGCGTCACAATAGGGTGACTGAATCAGTGGCGATGGAGTCACGGGAGGCGGACCTGTACTGGTTGAggtcggcggcgatggcggcggcggcggcggccttgaCGTGGGCGGGCGCGGGGAAGTCGGGGAACCCCTCGGCGAGGTTGACGGCCCCGACGCGCTGCGCGAGGTGGGAGAGCTGCTGGATGGGCGACGGGGCCGCCCGCTTCGACGCCTCTGACAGCTTCCCCTCCATTGGTTGCTCGCTCGCGCCGACCTCGACTGCTCCACCTAGTTCGACTGTTGGAGTCGCTTGGCAGCTCGCAACGTTTGGATAAGGCCAAGGTGGAGTAGGATCTTGGCGTGATTTTGAAAAGTCAAGAGGAACGAAGCAAAGCTCTAGTCATCCTTCCATTTACGGAAACACTCCCCTATCTTTAAATTAAcagtcgtggcaaaaaaaacaaTAAAGAGATTTTCGTAAATCAGCCTCAATCTCACCTCATGCTCACAAAAATTATACGAGAACTGACAAAAGTTGCTTCCAGACAATTTCCTCTAAAAATTATGGTTTACGCGAAGATTTTTAGGGGAACTGTTTGAGTTGCTCTTAGAGGAGAAACAGACCCGTATCTTGAAACTTTAGGATTTCTTTCGGAACTCTTGGTTGATTTTAGAATTTTAAGGAATCAACCCACTCATGAAAGGATCCTTCCTCTgttcctgcgcaagcgggagctatatGTATCGTGCTGACCTTATTAAGGAATCAATCCATTCAGGTTCTACTGTCTGACTTGGTATGAATGTCAATTTTTTCTAAATTTATCCCAAGCATTTTTGCGACGGGAGATGAAGTTTCCATTGACCACGAGATGCTTGTGGTAACTTCGTCAATTTAAATATTTGTCGTTCCAGTCTCTCGTAGGTGTTCATAAGGATTTCTCCTTCCATCCTGTCAACTCCATATTTCTAGAattacttgtacttgggttgatgaACCACCTAGCTTTTTATTGCCTTACTTATATCTTGTGAACGATGTAATCATGTTTTGCAGCCAGTAAAGCATACCGTGGGAgcctctctctctcaaaaaaaaagaagaagaagaagctagacATCCCCGGGAGTAGCATGTTTAGTCCGACAGCCCCTGTTCTTCACCCACAACCGGGCCTCGTCCTGGTCATGTCGAGCAAACCGGCGATGTGAGGCTACGCATTGTCTGTAGAAGACTGCTGTGTGCAACAGATGCTCACGACGAGTATACAGAGTATCGCCAAAGATAAGAAACGGAAGCATGCAGCTGCAGTCAAACAGGTGGCGATGTTGGGAGTGACCGAACAATTCTAACTCGTCTTGGGCAGTTTTTGAAGCCAATGCTAGCCGTGCCGCTTGGTACAGGCCGTCTAGAGAGCGCACGCACGGTGTGGGCAAGGATCGTCGGAGCCAGGGAGCCGTGTCGCGCGCCCGCAGGCGCGGGCTTGAGTTGGGCGCCGAGTGTGTGCATATAACAATCCTGGCACGGTGGCACAAGTTGCGCGCAGACCGCGTATTAGGCGTCCCAGGCACAAGCAGCAACAGAAGAGAACCTCCAGGTTTCAGCTCCAGAACAACCTTGTAGTGATGTTGAAAACTGACAATTTCCAAGAAACAGTATACCCACCGAAGAGAAGTGAAGAGTCACTGCTCATACTAGTAACAAACTGTAACCACATTTCACGAGCAAGTGTGTCTGCCTGCCCACAGACTCCAGCATCAACCACGTTTCAGGTAAACAAACAAGCACGAGACATTTTTACAACAGGGCACGGGGTCACATGAAAAAAGATCACACCGAATAGATGGGCAAAAACTATGGGCGAGCCAAAGAAGGGGGTGTGAAGAACGAACCTTCGCCGAGCCGCCCTTCCACAAAAACTGGAAGAAAACCAGATGACCAATCCACAACCTACCATCCTTTTCAGTTTACACTCATGCCGTCGTTCCCTCAGGCCTAACACCAAACAACCCGCTCCCTGCAAGCCTGAACCCAAACAGCCCCATGGCGAGCATCCCCTATTAAAGCGGAGCACCCATCATGCACACAGCGAAATCACAGGAGCGGAGAACTTGTAAACCTGAAGCGGAAGGAAGCAAGGAGCGACTGTGAGGCAGCGATGTCTGGCCTTGGTGGAGTCGGGAGCATTGGCGGAGGCGGCAACGGCAGAAGCCAAGGCTTGGGGGGCAAGGCCAAgctgctcgcgctcggcaaggGACTCCCTGAACAAGTTCTACCCCAGGAGAAGCTCGTGGAGACCTACCTCCAGGACACCAGCTGCGACGATCCCGCCACCAGGGCCAAGCTCGAACGCCTCTGTGAGTTCCCTTCCTTCATGTCATTTGTAGTTTTACATATAACAGCTTCCCGGGCTGAGAGTTTTAAGTTGGCAACAATAGTTGTTCTCTGTCGACTTCGAAAACAAAAATAGTTGATTCTCCGTAAAGAGATCATTGACACTAGTGAGTTGTAGTAATACTGCCATTTGGTTGCAGCATCTTAGTTTACAGAATCTACCATGCTTTAGTATAACTGTCAGTTATCATAGGTGCAAAGTGCGACAAATCTCCACTCGGTAAATAAAATGTTAACATGGTCATTATTACTAAATCCCAGTTACAGTTTAGCTTAAGAAAATCAGCAGTACCTAACCTATTTTATAGAGTATATAAATTGTGTAAAATGGAATTAGTGTGATGAGAAACACAACAAAATTCCACCTAGAAACAAAATTCCACAAGAAAAGACTGTAGGAAAACTCGCCTACAGTCATTGACCGCTCCAAAAAAAATCCACCTAGAAACAACATGCATGCACAACTAGAATTATTACTCTCCAATTGTACTTATTTTTTGCTCTAGGAGAAACACTAGGACACCCCCTCAAAAAAGAACACTAGAACACCATTTGTTTTTGTCCTTCTGTTTGTGGTGAGGGCTAAGCAAATAAGAGTTAATAGTACATAATCACAAACTATAAACTATACTTATTTGTTATGTATTCCCTCCGTTTGGAAATAAGtgacgtggttttagttcaaatttgaactaaacccACAACACTTATTTCCGAATTGAGGGAGTAGTAATTTGCATCAGTCCCTCCAATGTATGTATAATGGTTCCCCTGTGATTTGATTTGACAGGCAAGACCACAACAGTGAGGACAAGGTACACTGTCATGTCGAAGGAGCTCCTGGATGAACACCCAGAATTGAAGACAGAAGGCACTCCAACATTGACGCCACGGCTTGACATCTGCAATGCCGCGGTGCTTGAACTTGGTGCTGCTGCAGCTCGTGCCGCCCTTGGTGAGTGGGGCCGTCCGGCAGCTGATATTACCCACCTGGTCTACATCTCCTCCAGCGAGCTTCGCCTCCCAGGGGGTGATCTTTTCCTGGCAACCCGTCTTGGCCTCTCTCCAAACACAGTGCGCACATCCCTTCTCTTCCTTGGCTGCTCAGGTGGTGCTGCCGCCCTCCGCACTGCCAAGGACATTGCAGAGAACAACCCAGGGAGCCGTGTCCTTGTAATAGCGGCGGAGACAACTGTGTTGGGCTTCCGGCCGCCAAGCCCTGATCGTCCTTATGACCTTGTTGGTGCTGCTCTGTTTGGTGATGGTGCATCAGCTGCAATTATTGGAGCAAGCCCTATCAAAGCAGAAG
The sequence above is a segment of the Triticum dicoccoides isolate Atlit2015 ecotype Zavitan chromosome 1A, WEW_v2.0, whole genome shotgun sequence genome. Coding sequences within it:
- the LOC119269616 gene encoding probable N-succinyldiaminopimelate aminotransferase DapC; the encoded protein is MEGKLSEASKRAAPSPIQQLSHLAQRVGAVNLAEGFPDFPAPAHVKAAAAAAIAADLNQYRHVQGVCDVLAATMKRDHGFDVDPLTDFAICCGQSEAFAAAVFAIIDPGDEVLLFDPAYETYQTCIELARGVPVYVPLDPPSWTLDADKFLKSFTSRTKAVVLNSPHNPTGKVFSKEELLIISQACQQMDCFAITDEVYEYITYDENKHISLASLPGMQQRTIITSSLSKTYSVTGWRIGWACAAANIATAIRNIHVKLTDSAPAPFQEAALIALTSTPDYYESLKKDYAERRDFILQLLKNYGFHISFKPQGSVFVFAELPKSWQISDIDFVTNLINNAGVAAVPGRGFFHTDADDQSYHHRYVRFAFCKSDETLKAAAQKMMKLVKSNEKVPHDTQSFCVSKKGRNEHVTK
- the LOC119269627 gene encoding type III polyketide synthase A-like → MSGLGGVGSIGGGGNGRSQGLGGKAKLLALGKGLPEQVLPQEKLVETYLQDTSCDDPATRAKLERLCKTTTVRTRYTVMSKELLDEHPELKTEGTPTLTPRLDICNAAVLELGAAAARAALGEWGRPAADITHLVYISSSELRLPGGDLFLATRLGLSPNTVRTSLLFLGCSGGAAALRTAKDIAENNPGSRVLVIAAETTVLGFRPPSPDRPYDLVGAALFGDGASAAIIGASPIKAEEDPFLELEFSTQEFLPGTDKVIDGKISEEGINFKLGRDLPEKIESRIEGFCRILMDKVGIKEFNDVFWAVHPGGPAILNRLEVCLQLEPDKLKISRKALMNYGNVSSNTVFYVLEYLRDELKKGAIREEWGLILAFGPGITFEGLLVRGIN